The Shewanella mangrovisoli genome has a window encoding:
- a CDS encoding adenylosuccinate synthase encodes MPSIVVVGANWGDEGKGRIVDYLAADAAASVRFQGGNNAGHTVVNDFGTFKLHQLPSGIFNPNCVAVLGPGMVISPEKLSVEIAEVEAAGIEVKLCISDRATLCLPIHALEDTLEEQRLGDLAYGSTRQGIAPAYGDRVMKKGILVGWLNQPEVLQERIQFMLDWKLPQLKALYPSCDFSQTAAEMTQWLLDVTAPWRPFICNVTEPLKALQKQDANLLFEAQLGAGRDLIYGEYPYTTSSNVTAAFAGLGSGLPALRPERVIAVAKAFSSSVGTGTLVTAMEEQDDFRKNANEFGATTGRPRDMGYFDAVATRNGVELQAATEIALTKIDCLTGMKDLKICVAYEGEHTENPIWPQTAALSPVYEQMESWSEDITGCRTFESLPKAAQHYVERIEALMGVRVSMVSVGPERDQMIIR; translated from the coding sequence ATGCCGTCTATCGTAGTTGTTGGTGCAAATTGGGGTGATGAAGGCAAAGGCCGCATCGTAGATTATTTAGCCGCTGATGCTGCAGCGAGTGTCCGCTTTCAAGGCGGTAACAACGCGGGCCATACGGTCGTCAACGACTTTGGCACCTTTAAATTACACCAATTACCTAGCGGTATTTTCAATCCAAACTGCGTCGCAGTACTTGGCCCAGGCATGGTGATCAGCCCTGAAAAACTCAGTGTTGAAATCGCCGAAGTCGAAGCGGCAGGCATTGAAGTTAAACTGTGCATTTCTGACCGTGCGACCCTGTGCTTACCTATCCATGCACTGGAAGATACCTTAGAAGAACAACGTTTAGGCGATCTGGCCTATGGTTCAACCCGTCAAGGGATTGCCCCAGCCTACGGCGACCGCGTGATGAAGAAAGGTATTCTGGTTGGCTGGTTAAACCAACCCGAAGTGCTACAAGAACGCATTCAATTTATGCTCGACTGGAAACTGCCCCAGTTAAAAGCACTGTACCCAAGCTGTGACTTTAGCCAAACGGCCGCCGAAATGACCCAATGGTTATTGGATGTGACTGCGCCATGGCGTCCATTTATTTGCAACGTCACTGAGCCATTAAAAGCCTTACAAAAACAAGATGCTAACTTGTTATTTGAAGCGCAATTAGGTGCGGGTCGTGACTTGATTTACGGCGAGTATCCTTACACTACCTCTTCTAACGTGACGGCGGCTTTCGCAGGTCTCGGTAGTGGTTTACCGGCTCTGCGTCCAGAGCGTGTGATTGCCGTAGCTAAAGCCTTCAGCTCATCTGTCGGTACTGGCACCTTAGTCACTGCGATGGAAGAGCAGGATGATTTCCGTAAAAACGCCAACGAGTTCGGCGCAACCACAGGTCGTCCACGTGATATGGGTTACTTCGATGCGGTTGCAACGCGTAACGGTGTTGAACTGCAAGCCGCGACTGAAATCGCCCTGACCAAGATTGACTGCCTGACTGGCATGAAAGATCTTAAGATTTGTGTAGCTTACGAAGGCGAGCATACTGAAAACCCTATTTGGCCACAGACTGCGGCATTAAGCCCAGTGTATGAGCAAATGGAAAGCTGGAGCGAAGACATCACTGGCTGTCGCACCTTCGAAAGCCTGCCAAAGGCAGCACAACATTATGTTGAGCGCATCGAAGCTCTGATGGGCGTGCGCGTGAGCATGGTGTCTGTAGGACCTGAACGCGATCAGATGATCATTCGCTAA
- a CDS encoding LysR family transcriptional regulator codes for MLELHWLKTFVTLAECKHFGKAAAALHMTQPNVSLHIKQLEQNTRVKLIERNPFRLTQAGFRLLESSQKTLMELQVCQADLNAINDLSQGTLTIAASDIISRLLLIQPFQLFKAEFPGIDFSLLNTTSSQASELVTNAEADLGFVIAQKESQPLHFTELQQIKWCALGDNLELWQQSKGSDDMPLAERPTLILLGHDTRTRELLDPALPSLNLPRYRIMEVGSVDAQIDWAEAGFGVAIVPEFSIYTKKHLKSKVTPLPQFPSTSLGYIVRQNQILSKAIKQLLHWVNQEIIRTQGS; via the coding sequence ATGCTTGAACTTCATTGGTTAAAGACCTTCGTGACCTTGGCCGAGTGTAAGCACTTCGGTAAGGCGGCTGCTGCGCTGCATATGACCCAGCCCAATGTCAGTTTGCATATCAAGCAATTGGAGCAGAACACTCGAGTTAAGCTGATTGAGCGCAATCCGTTTAGGCTAACTCAGGCGGGGTTTCGTTTGCTCGAGAGCAGCCAGAAGACCTTGATGGAACTGCAAGTGTGTCAGGCGGATCTCAATGCCATCAACGATCTCAGTCAAGGCACCTTGACTATTGCGGCCAGCGATATTATTTCGCGTTTGCTGCTCATTCAGCCATTTCAGCTATTTAAAGCGGAATTTCCTGGGATTGATTTTTCCCTGCTGAATACGACGTCGTCTCAAGCTTCGGAATTGGTCACTAATGCCGAGGCGGATTTAGGCTTTGTGATCGCGCAAAAGGAGAGTCAGCCGCTGCATTTTACCGAGTTACAGCAAATCAAATGGTGTGCCCTTGGGGATAATTTAGAGTTGTGGCAGCAGAGTAAAGGAAGTGACGATATGCCACTGGCGGAGCGGCCGACGTTGATCCTGCTCGGCCATGATACCCGTACCCGTGAGTTGCTCGATCCCGCATTGCCCTCATTAAATCTACCAAGGTATAGGATCATGGAAGTCGGCAGTGTGGACGCACAAATCGACTGGGCCGAGGCGGGTTTTGGGGTGGCGATAGTGCCTGAGTTTTCGATTTACACTAAGAAGCACTTAAAGAGTAAAGTCACGCCATTGCCACAGTTTCCGAGCACCAGTTTGGGTTATATCGTGCGGCAGAATCAGATCCTATCGAAAGCAATTAAGCAGCTGCTGCATTGGGTGAATCAAGAGATTATCCGTACCCAAGGCAGCTAA
- a CDS encoding substrate-binding periplasmic protein produces MRVCSPTRNEFQRVVKLPLTLLFATFLQIASVGNNLSFAQESQNLPVQSSSQSITLAAEDSWPPFANQFGQGISHRLIAAAFKQSQVEVNSLVVPYSRALMMAEKGAVDGVFNVTREASTEQRFVFGNTPLFVAKASFYQRKQRPLIAANKWELPKGTVIGVIKSYEYGDEFPELVKKRQLNVVTVANQQQLINLLMIGRIDAAVMFDLVAQENLQKMGVSDDVISAFNNHSSEIYLAFSKENPKAAQLAKELDQGLTQLKANGQYQQLVSAK; encoded by the coding sequence ATGCGTGTTTGCAGCCCAACAAGGAATGAATTTCAGCGAGTCGTGAAGCTCCCGCTGACGTTATTATTCGCCACATTTCTGCAAATCGCCTCTGTCGGTAATAACCTATCGTTCGCCCAAGAAAGCCAAAACCTGCCAGTACAGTCCTCATCCCAAAGCATTACTTTAGCCGCAGAAGACAGCTGGCCGCCCTTTGCTAATCAGTTTGGCCAAGGGATTTCCCATCGCCTGATCGCGGCAGCATTCAAGCAATCTCAAGTGGAAGTCAACAGCCTAGTCGTGCCCTATAGCCGCGCCTTGATGATGGCCGAGAAAGGCGCCGTTGATGGGGTCTTTAACGTCACCCGCGAGGCGAGTACCGAGCAACGTTTTGTGTTTGGCAACACCCCGCTGTTTGTGGCGAAAGCGTCTTTTTATCAACGTAAACAACGCCCGCTCATCGCCGCTAATAAATGGGAACTGCCGAAAGGTACTGTGATAGGCGTGATAAAAAGCTATGAATACGGCGATGAGTTTCCCGAGCTAGTGAAAAAGCGCCAGTTAAATGTTGTCACCGTCGCCAACCAACAGCAACTGATTAATTTACTGATGATTGGCCGAATCGATGCGGCGGTGATGTTCGACTTAGTCGCTCAAGAAAACCTGCAAAAGATGGGCGTCAGTGATGATGTTATCTCCGCCTTTAATAACCACAGCAGCGAGATTTATCTGGCTTTTTCGAAGGAAAACCCCAAAGCTGCGCAACTCGCTAAAGAGCTAGATCAGGGCTTAACCCAATTAAAAGCCAATGGCCAGTACCAACAGCTCGTTAGCGCTAAGTAA
- a CDS encoding OsmC family protein — protein sequence MAEKVVEVTTHMGSGWKVTAQVREHLLVIDQPSASNEGANPLETFLFSLGGCISAIAKMVARERNITIRQFDVHVRAVMNSAGLLGQPSDDPVGFKEIAINASIDADLTDAEKNEFLDTVCNRCPVHDNLLRPSLVTHQVQH from the coding sequence ATGGCTGAAAAAGTAGTAGAAGTCACCACACATATGGGAAGCGGTTGGAAGGTTACGGCGCAGGTGCGAGAGCATTTGCTGGTCATCGACCAACCCAGTGCCAGTAATGAGGGAGCTAACCCTTTAGAAACGTTCTTATTTTCGCTTGGTGGCTGTATTTCGGCGATTGCCAAGATGGTTGCGCGTGAACGTAATATCACGATTCGCCAGTTTGATGTGCATGTGAGGGCCGTGATGAATTCGGCGGGATTATTAGGTCAGCCCTCGGACGACCCTGTAGGCTTTAAGGAAATAGCCATCAACGCCAGCATAGACGCTGACTTAACAGACGCAGAAAAGAACGAGTTTTTAGATACAGTGTGTAACCGTTGCCCCGTCCACGACAATCTGCTGCGTCCAAGTTTAGTCACCCACCAAGTTCAGCATTAA
- a CDS encoding TetR/AcrR family transcriptional regulator translates to MMSTVTQTPCVGRPRAFDADDALAKALEVFWQKGFEGTSLTDLTQAMGINKPSLYAAFGNKEQLFLKAIELYEQRPCAFFYPSLEKETAYQVVEAMLYGAASSLVDESHPQGCLIVQGALACSEAGQAIKDTLITRRRDGEQALCERLQRAKDEGDLPADADPLLLSRYIGTVLQGMAVQATNGICPGELRKVAELVLANFPKNNA, encoded by the coding sequence ATGATGTCAACCGTCACCCAGACGCCCTGCGTAGGTCGCCCACGAGCCTTCGACGCCGACGATGCATTGGCCAAAGCCTTGGAAGTCTTCTGGCAAAAAGGTTTTGAAGGTACATCGTTAACCGATCTAACTCAGGCAATGGGCATCAACAAACCCAGCCTTTATGCCGCCTTTGGTAACAAAGAGCAGCTGTTTCTGAAAGCGATCGAGTTATACGAGCAGCGCCCCTGTGCGTTTTTCTATCCTTCGCTTGAAAAAGAAACCGCCTATCAAGTGGTTGAGGCCATGCTCTATGGTGCTGCATCCTCCTTAGTGGATGAGAGTCACCCCCAAGGTTGCTTGATAGTACAAGGCGCCCTCGCCTGTAGCGAAGCCGGACAAGCGATTAAAGATACCCTGATTACCCGCCGTCGTGATGGTGAACAGGCTTTATGCGAACGTCTACAAAGGGCAAAGGATGAAGGCGATCTTCCCGCTGATGCCGATCCGCTGCTGCTGTCTCGATACATAGGCACAGTGCTGCAAGGCATGGCAGTACAAGCCACTAATGGCATTTGTCCGGGAGAGCTTCGCAAAGTCGCCGAGCTAGTGCTGGCCAACTTCCCGAAAAATAACGCCTGA
- a CDS encoding efflux RND transporter periplasmic adaptor subunit gives MKSNQPLRILMLTAVAAFVLSACGEPEAQQGQAPGAPKVDVAQVLHERVTEWDEFTGRLQAPESVTLVPRVSGYIASVNFKEGALVKKGDVLFHIDASVFEAEVARLRADLASALSAEQLATNDLERARKLFAQKAVSAELLDTRESNKRQTTAAVASVKAALLRAELDLDYTQVRAPIDGRASYANVTAGNYVSAGQSVLTSLVSTASMYAYFDVDEQTYLKYVKLTAEKKRKDPRAGDNPVYMALANEREYQHIGLVDFVDNSMDRQTGTIRVRATFSNEDNSLLPGLFARLRTAGSGAYDGILIDDKAVGTDLNNKFVLVVANDGTVEYRGVTLGEKVQGLRIVKQGLAANDKIVVNGMQRVRPKMQIEPHIVDMADSEQLDALRQAQLLLDKNQENITTPDVEVASRG, from the coding sequence ATGAAAAGTAACCAACCTTTACGGATATTGATGTTGACTGCCGTGGCGGCTTTTGTCCTTTCGGCCTGTGGTGAACCCGAGGCCCAGCAGGGGCAAGCACCGGGTGCACCTAAGGTCGATGTTGCGCAGGTATTGCATGAGCGCGTTACCGAGTGGGATGAATTTACCGGCCGTTTGCAGGCGCCAGAAAGTGTGACCTTAGTGCCACGGGTGTCTGGCTATATCGCATCGGTAAACTTTAAAGAAGGCGCCTTAGTGAAAAAAGGCGATGTGCTATTCCATATCGATGCGAGTGTGTTCGAAGCGGAAGTGGCCCGGTTAAGAGCAGATCTTGCTAGCGCGCTCTCTGCTGAGCAACTGGCCACTAACGACTTAGAACGTGCCCGCAAACTCTTTGCCCAAAAGGCGGTATCGGCAGAATTACTCGATACCCGCGAGTCTAACAAACGCCAAACCACGGCGGCCGTGGCTTCTGTGAAAGCGGCGCTGCTGCGCGCCGAGCTGGACTTAGATTACACCCAAGTGCGTGCGCCGATTGATGGCCGTGCCTCCTACGCCAATGTTACCGCGGGTAACTATGTGTCTGCGGGGCAGAGTGTGCTAACCAGCTTAGTGTCGACCGCCAGCATGTATGCCTACTTCGATGTGGATGAGCAAACCTATCTGAAATACGTCAAGTTAACCGCCGAGAAAAAGCGTAAAGACCCTCGTGCAGGCGACAATCCCGTGTATATGGCGCTGGCTAACGAACGCGAATATCAACACATAGGTCTAGTGGACTTTGTCGATAACTCGATGGACAGACAGACGGGCACTATTCGAGTACGCGCCACGTTTAGCAATGAAGACAACAGTTTGCTCCCAGGTCTATTCGCCAGATTACGCACCGCTGGTAGCGGCGCCTACGACGGCATCTTAATCGACGATAAAGCCGTGGGCACGGATCTGAACAATAAGTTCGTCTTAGTGGTGGCAAACGATGGCACTGTGGAGTATCGCGGCGTCACCCTAGGTGAAAAAGTTCAAGGTTTACGCATTGTTAAGCAAGGTTTAGCGGCAAACGACAAAATCGTCGTCAATGGTATGCAAAGGGTTCGTCCTAAGATGCAAATTGAGCCACATATAGTCGATATGGCCGATAGCGAGCAGCTAGATGCGCTTCGTCAAGCTCAATTACTGCTTGATAAAAATCAAGAAAATATCACCACCCCAGACGTTGAAGTAGCGAGCCGCGGTTAA
- a CDS encoding efflux RND transporter permease subunit, which yields MLSQFFIKRPIFAAVLSLLFFITGAIAVWQLPITEYPEVVPPTVVVTTNYPGANPKVIAETVASPLEQEINGVEDMLYMSSQATSDGRMTLTITFAIGTDVDRAQTQVQSRVDRAMPRLPQEVQRLGIVTEKSSPDLTMVVHLLSPDNRYDMLYLSNYAALNVKDELARIKGVGAVRLFGAGEYSLRIWLDPNKVSALGMSPAEIIAAVREQNQQAAAGSLGAQPSGNADFQLLINVKGRLTELSEFEDIIIKVGQNGEVIRLKDVARVELGATSYALRSLLDNKDAVAIPVFQASGSNAIQISDDVRAEMARLAKSFPEGLQYEIVYDPTVFVRGSIHAVVKTLLEAVLLVVLVVVLFLQTWRASIIPLVAVPVSLVGTFAFMHLMGFSLNALSLFGLVLAIGIVVDDAIVVVENVERNIASGLSPIAATQKAMKEVTGPIVATTLVLAAVFIPTAFMSGLTGQFYKQFALTITISTFISAINSLTLSPALSALLLKGHDAPKDALTRLMDKLFGGWLFTPFNRLFNHASEGYGYLVRKVIRFGGIIGLVYLGMVALTGVQFVNTPTGYVPGQDKQYLVAFAQLPDAASLERTDAVIKKMSDIALNHPGVAHSIAFPGLSINGFTNSPNSGVVFVALDDFELRKSPELSANAIAGQLNQQFAGIQDAFIAIFPPPPVQGLGTIGGFRLQIQDRANLGYEALYQVTQQVMYKAWADPQLAGIFSSYQVNVPQLELDIDRTKAKQQAVSLDQIFQTLQTYMGSTYVNDFNRFGRTYQVNMQADEAFRQSPQQISQLKVPNVNGDMIPLGSFINVSQSAGPDRVMHYNGFTTAEINGGPAPGVSSGQAQAAIEKILAETLPIGMTYEWTELTYQQILAGNTGLLVFPLVILLVFMVLAAQYESLSLPLAIILIIPMTLLSALSGVLIYGGDNNIFTQIGLIVLVGLATKNAILIVEFAKEKQDHGMEVMESILEAARLRLRPILMTSIAFIMGVVPMVFSTGAGAEMRQAMGVAVFAGMIGVTLFGLILTPLFYYALAKRGRRKVEALTAQ from the coding sequence ATGTTGTCGCAGTTTTTTATTAAAAGACCGATATTTGCAGCCGTACTCTCGCTGCTATTTTTTATCACAGGGGCGATTGCCGTCTGGCAATTACCTATTACCGAATACCCTGAAGTGGTGCCACCGACAGTCGTGGTGACCACCAACTACCCTGGCGCGAACCCTAAAGTCATTGCCGAAACGGTTGCCTCGCCCTTAGAGCAGGAAATCAACGGCGTCGAAGACATGCTGTATATGTCATCGCAGGCGACATCCGATGGACGCATGACCTTGACCATCACCTTTGCCATTGGCACCGATGTGGACAGGGCGCAAACTCAAGTGCAGAGCCGGGTTGACCGTGCTATGCCTCGTTTGCCGCAGGAGGTTCAACGCCTAGGGATTGTGACCGAAAAGTCATCGCCAGACTTAACCATGGTGGTGCATTTACTGTCGCCGGATAACCGTTATGACATGCTGTATTTGTCTAACTACGCGGCGCTCAACGTAAAAGATGAGTTAGCACGCATCAAAGGCGTGGGCGCGGTGCGTTTATTCGGTGCGGGCGAATATAGTCTGCGGATCTGGCTTGACCCGAATAAGGTCTCGGCGCTTGGCATGTCGCCAGCTGAAATTATTGCCGCCGTACGTGAGCAAAACCAACAAGCGGCAGCGGGCAGTTTAGGGGCGCAGCCTAGTGGTAATGCCGACTTCCAACTCTTGATTAACGTTAAGGGTCGTCTGACTGAGCTGTCAGAATTCGAAGACATTATTATCAAGGTCGGCCAAAACGGTGAGGTGATCCGTCTTAAGGATGTCGCTCGTGTCGAACTCGGTGCAACTAGCTATGCGCTGCGGTCATTGCTGGATAACAAGGATGCGGTCGCGATTCCTGTGTTCCAAGCATCGGGCTCGAATGCGATTCAAATCTCCGACGATGTGCGCGCCGAAATGGCAAGACTGGCGAAGTCTTTCCCCGAAGGACTGCAATACGAGATTGTGTACGATCCGACCGTGTTTGTGCGTGGTTCTATCCATGCGGTAGTGAAGACCCTGCTCGAAGCCGTGCTCTTAGTGGTACTCGTGGTGGTGCTGTTCCTCCAAACTTGGCGAGCCTCGATTATTCCGCTGGTGGCCGTGCCTGTGTCTTTGGTGGGTACCTTCGCCTTTATGCACTTGATGGGCTTCTCGCTTAATGCGCTGTCGCTGTTTGGTCTGGTTCTGGCCATCGGGATTGTGGTCGACGATGCCATCGTGGTGGTAGAAAACGTGGAGCGAAATATCGCTTCGGGTTTAAGCCCTATTGCCGCAACACAAAAAGCCATGAAGGAAGTGACTGGGCCGATTGTGGCAACCACCTTAGTGTTGGCCGCGGTGTTTATTCCTACCGCCTTTATGAGCGGATTAACGGGGCAGTTTTATAAACAGTTTGCACTGACTATCACGATTTCGACCTTTATTTCGGCCATTAACTCGCTCACCTTGAGCCCGGCGTTATCGGCGTTGTTACTCAAGGGCCATGATGCGCCTAAGGATGCGCTCACTCGGTTAATGGATAAGCTGTTTGGTGGCTGGTTATTTACACCCTTTAACCGCTTATTCAACCATGCCTCAGAAGGTTATGGCTATTTAGTACGTAAGGTGATCCGTTTTGGCGGCATTATCGGACTAGTGTATCTGGGCATGGTTGCGCTCACGGGCGTGCAATTTGTGAATACCCCAACGGGTTATGTGCCTGGTCAGGATAAGCAGTATTTAGTGGCATTTGCCCAATTACCGGATGCAGCCTCACTCGAGCGTACCGATGCGGTGATCAAGAAAATGTCCGACATCGCCTTGAATCATCCCGGTGTGGCGCACTCTATTGCCTTCCCCGGTCTGAGTATCAACGGTTTTACCAATAGTCCTAACTCGGGCGTGGTGTTTGTTGCCTTAGATGATTTTGAGTTACGTAAGAGTCCTGAACTGTCGGCGAATGCGATTGCCGGCCAATTAAATCAGCAGTTTGCTGGTATTCAGGATGCGTTTATTGCCATCTTCCCGCCGCCACCTGTGCAAGGCCTCGGCACTATTGGAGGGTTCCGTCTGCAAATTCAAGACAGAGCCAACCTTGGTTATGAGGCCTTGTATCAGGTGACCCAACAAGTAATGTACAAGGCGTGGGCCGATCCACAATTAGCGGGGATTTTCTCCAGCTATCAAGTGAACGTGCCACAACTTGAACTGGATATCGATCGAACTAAAGCGAAACAGCAGGCAGTGTCGCTCGATCAAATTTTCCAGACATTACAAACCTATATGGGCTCGACCTATGTCAACGACTTCAATCGTTTCGGTCGAACCTATCAGGTGAATATGCAGGCCGACGAAGCATTCCGTCAAAGCCCGCAGCAGATCAGTCAGTTAAAAGTGCCTAATGTGAATGGCGATATGATCCCGCTTGGCTCCTTTATCAATGTGAGCCAGAGCGCGGGGCCCGATCGCGTGATGCACTATAACGGTTTCACCACGGCTGAGATTAACGGTGGCCCAGCACCCGGTGTGAGTTCGGGCCAAGCTCAGGCAGCGATTGAGAAAATCCTCGCCGAGACTTTGCCAATAGGCATGACCTACGAGTGGACCGAGCTGACCTATCAGCAGATCCTCGCCGGTAACACAGGCTTGTTAGTGTTCCCTCTGGTGATCCTGCTGGTGTTTATGGTGCTGGCGGCGCAGTACGAGAGTTTGAGTTTGCCATTGGCGATTATCTTAATCATTCCAATGACCTTACTCTCGGCGCTCAGTGGTGTGCTTATTTATGGCGGTGATAATAATATTTTCACCCAGATTGGTCTTATCGTCCTCGTGGGCTTAGCGACGAAGAACGCGATTCTGATTGTCGAATTTGCCAAGGAAAAACAAGACCATGGTATGGAAGTCATGGAGTCGATTCTCGAGGCGGCGCGCTTACGTTTACGCCCCATCTTGATGACCTCTATCGCCTTTATCATGGGGGTGGTGCCCATGGTATTCTCAACGGGAGCGGGCGCTGAAATGCGTCAAGCCATGGGCGTCGCGGTATTTGCCGGTATGATAGGGGTGACACTGTTTGGCTTAATCCTAACGCCGCTATTTTACTATGCCCTCGCTAAACGCGGTCGTCGCAAAGTGGAAGCATTAACGGCGCAATAG
- a CDS encoding HD-GYP domain-containing protein — MNAFQPQEISIKIDVRHALLAVATALDFVGVDDLHHGHRVAYMAYECANVLGWSDEKKQFAYFAGLIHDCGVSSSEEHLRLLKLMQPEDATSHSRRGYEALMKCPILDVFALTVLYHHTPWLELQTTAISEFDRDLAALVFLADRTDFLRARYTHGCHQELITLHEGLVADNLLAHSGVLFEPNMVAAMCQLVSKDGFWYNMEAAHIEQMALEFEANQLYDKQLDLEGVKQISRFLARIVDAKSPFTFHHSDKVALLAKLVAKDCGISDTDAELLYVAGLLHDVGKLKTPDLLLHKEGKLTREEYSIMKRHTVDTDHTLKSFFPKSVIGEWASNHHERLDGSGYPFRKGPEQLDLPSRILALVDVFQALTQKRPYRGSMSLSEVLEIMLPMVQQGKLDSNVYDVLLADADNFYQLSTQEYEDIKL, encoded by the coding sequence ATGAACGCTTTTCAGCCCCAGGAAATCAGCATCAAAATTGATGTTCGGCATGCGCTGTTAGCCGTGGCGACGGCATTGGATTTTGTTGGTGTGGATGATTTACACCATGGACATAGAGTGGCCTATATGGCCTACGAATGCGCTAATGTGCTGGGCTGGTCAGATGAAAAGAAGCAGTTTGCCTATTTTGCTGGGCTTATCCATGACTGCGGCGTGTCTTCCTCAGAGGAACATCTGCGCCTACTCAAATTAATGCAGCCAGAAGATGCCACTTCCCACAGCCGCCGTGGGTATGAGGCATTAATGAAGTGTCCTATCTTAGATGTCTTTGCCCTCACAGTGCTTTATCACCATACCCCTTGGCTAGAGTTGCAAACCACGGCAATCTCAGAGTTTGATCGTGACCTTGCTGCATTGGTGTTTCTGGCCGATCGGACCGATTTTCTGCGGGCACGCTATACCCATGGTTGTCATCAAGAGCTAATCACCCTCCATGAGGGGTTAGTTGCGGATAATTTGCTAGCCCACAGTGGCGTGCTGTTTGAGCCTAATATGGTGGCGGCCATGTGCCAATTAGTCAGCAAAGACGGTTTTTGGTACAACATGGAGGCTGCCCATATTGAGCAAATGGCCCTCGAGTTTGAAGCGAATCAACTATACGACAAACAGCTGGATCTCGAAGGCGTTAAGCAGATATCAAGATTTCTGGCGCGGATTGTCGATGCCAAAAGTCCCTTTACTTTTCATCATTCGGACAAGGTCGCACTGCTGGCAAAACTGGTCGCTAAGGATTGTGGCATATCGGATACCGATGCCGAGTTATTGTATGTGGCCGGGCTATTACACGATGTTGGTAAGCTCAAAACCCCCGATTTATTACTCCATAAGGAAGGCAAGCTGACTAGGGAGGAATACTCGATTATGAAGCGCCACACCGTCGATACCGACCACACCTTAAAGAGCTTTTTTCCAAAGTCTGTGATTGGTGAGTGGGCGTCAAACCACCATGAGCGTCTCGATGGGTCGGGTTACCCCTTTAGAAAAGGACCAGAACAATTAGATTTACCTTCGCGGATCCTTGCACTCGTCGATGTGTTTCAAGCCTTAACCCAAAAGCGGCCTTATCGAGGTTCAATGTCCTTAAGTGAGGTGCTGGAGATTATGTTGCCTATGGTTCAACAAGGTAAGTTGGACTCGAATGTTTATGATGTGTTGCTAGCCGATGCCGATAATTTTTACCAACTCTCGACACAAGAGTATGAGGACATCAAGTTATAA
- a CDS encoding methylamine utilization protein, producing the protein MILNRAVFTMLVCMVVPQSMAADLQIQVVDSQQVALADAVVELIPDVMPDKTTITDHYEMSQKNRTFIPFVLAVPRGSKVDFPNLDRTRHHVYSFSEAKPFELKLYVGKAEAPILFDKPGLVALGCNIHDYMQAFIYVADSPIVAVANEKGEIQFKALTAGHYKVKLWHPWQKAMSEPKDINLAVETQTLTLALDVERQAKPSAPPSGFGSFDAK; encoded by the coding sequence ATGATATTAAATCGCGCTGTATTTACCATGTTAGTCTGTATGGTGGTGCCCCAGAGTATGGCCGCAGACCTCCAGATTCAGGTGGTAGACTCGCAACAAGTGGCGCTGGCCGATGCGGTTGTGGAACTTATCCCTGATGTGATGCCCGATAAAACGACCATTACTGATCATTATGAAATGTCACAAAAAAACCGTACCTTTATCCCCTTTGTGCTGGCAGTTCCTAGAGGATCAAAAGTAGATTTTCCTAATCTGGATCGTACCCGCCACCATGTGTATTCCTTTTCCGAGGCCAAGCCGTTCGAGTTGAAACTCTATGTGGGTAAAGCCGAAGCGCCTATTCTGTTTGATAAACCTGGCCTAGTGGCGCTTGGCTGCAATATTCACGATTATATGCAAGCCTTTATTTATGTTGCAGATAGCCCCATTGTGGCGGTGGCGAACGAAAAAGGAGAGATCCAATTCAAGGCACTTACGGCCGGTCATTATAAAGTCAAACTTTGGCATCCATGGCAAAAGGCCATGTCTGAGCCTAAGGACATCAATTTGGCTGTAGAGACTCAAACACTCACGCTGGCATTGGATGTCGAGCGTCAGGCAAAACCTTCGGCTCCGCCATCGGGGTTTGGGTCCTTCGATGCTAAATAG